Proteins co-encoded in one Streptomyces sp. NBC_01283 genomic window:
- a CDS encoding NADH oxidase translates to MEATIDLLELPGGRLRHLWSLREDVEVESDAVTGSLVLTWDQGTARLACPEPTVLEVLRRMQLGPVLLGNALLDDGEGGRDRDAKVYVMMRPVFGRFPHLLVRTLALDGLSSPLLSFAPLPEASGASLTVVPLDQLEPIRLFLGLSFAFDPLTAVFESRTASHRLVIHRQEAMMVFALALARPVTLRAITAVLPLPADVTEGILCYLAAAGVAAQPGA, encoded by the coding sequence ATGGAGGCCACGATCGACCTGCTGGAGCTGCCTGGTGGACGGCTCCGGCATCTCTGGTCGTTGCGCGAGGACGTGGAGGTCGAGTCCGACGCGGTCACGGGGTCCCTGGTGCTCACCTGGGACCAGGGCACCGCCCGCCTGGCGTGCCCGGAGCCGACCGTCCTCGAAGTACTCCGGCGCATGCAACTGGGTCCGGTGCTGCTCGGCAACGCGCTGCTGGACGACGGCGAAGGGGGCCGGGACCGGGACGCGAAGGTCTACGTCATGATGCGGCCGGTGTTCGGGCGCTTTCCCCACCTGCTGGTCCGCACCCTCGCGCTCGACGGACTGAGCAGTCCGCTGCTCTCGTTCGCGCCCCTGCCCGAGGCGAGCGGGGCCTCCCTGACCGTCGTACCCCTGGATCAGTTGGAACCCATCCGGCTCTTCCTCGGCCTCTCCTTCGCGTTCGACCCGCTCACGGCCGTCTTTGAGTCCCGTACGGCCTCGCACCGCCTGGTCATCCACCGGCAGGAGGCCATGATGGTCTTCGCCCTCGCCCTCGCCCGTCCCGTGACGCTGCGGGCCATCACCGCCGTGCTGCCGCTGCCCGCCGACGTGACGGAGGGCATCCTGTGCTACCTCGCGGCGGCGGGAGTGGCTGCCCAGCCAGGGGCCTGA
- a CDS encoding response regulator transcription factor encodes MIRVMLAEDMQMLRGALVALLNLEHDLDVVASVERGDEILSTAREFQPDVAIIDIDLPGLDGLSAAEQLHERLPQCRTLILTSLGRPGTLRRAMSAKVSGYLLKDAPPQELAQAVRKVAAGQRVIDSELALAAWGSADSPLTSRETEVLRLTSQGSDAGEIAKRLRLSVGTVRNYLTTVVTKLNARNRVDAIRIANDSGWL; translated from the coding sequence ATGATCCGTGTAATGCTCGCTGAGGATATGCAGATGCTGAGAGGCGCATTGGTCGCCTTGTTGAATCTCGAACATGACCTGGATGTCGTGGCCAGCGTGGAACGCGGCGACGAGATTCTCTCCACGGCCCGCGAGTTCCAGCCTGACGTCGCCATCATCGACATCGATCTTCCGGGCCTCGACGGCCTGAGCGCGGCGGAACAACTGCACGAACGGCTGCCGCAGTGCCGCACCTTGATCCTCACCAGCCTCGGCCGCCCCGGCACACTGCGCCGCGCGATGTCCGCCAAGGTCTCCGGATACCTGCTCAAGGACGCCCCGCCGCAGGAACTCGCCCAGGCGGTAAGGAAAGTGGCGGCGGGCCAGCGGGTCATCGACTCCGAACTGGCGCTGGCCGCGTGGGGCAGCGCGGACAGCCCGCTCACCTCCCGCGAGACCGAGGTGCTGCGCCTCACGTCACAGGGTTCGGACGCCGGCGAGATAGCGAAGCGGCTGCGCCTGTCGGTGGGGACCGTACGGAACTATCTGACCACCGTGGTGACCAAGCTCAACGCCCGCAACAGGGTGGACGCGATCCGCATCGCGAATGACTCCGGGTGGCTGTGA
- a CDS encoding ABC transporter ATP-binding protein — protein sequence MGFGPPPSLGASAIEAHGLGKRYRRGWALRDVSFRLPAGRVCGLVGPNGAGKSTLMSLATNMIQPTAGALRVFGAVPGSREAVLRTAFLSQEKPLFRRFTVAETLRLGRELNPRWDQGVAEGIVNAGGVPMQAKIGTLSGGQRTRVAFALAFGKRPDLLILDEPMSDLDPLVRRELMTTLKTEAAQHGTTVLVSSHMLAELQHICDYLVVVANGGLRLAGEVNELRAAHALFAVPTAATSPALAPHRVIESRNDEGRPGVLVRLGTPVQYGGQAEPPTLEELLLAYLRSPDAPPLIAPSAQAGDIHDIIARDQQKTVTA from the coding sequence ATGGGGTTCGGGCCCCCGCCCTCCCTCGGAGCATCGGCGATCGAGGCCCACGGACTCGGCAAGAGGTACCGGCGCGGCTGGGCACTGCGGGACGTCTCCTTCCGGCTGCCCGCCGGGCGGGTGTGCGGCCTCGTCGGCCCCAACGGCGCGGGCAAGAGCACCCTGATGAGCCTGGCCACCAACATGATCCAGCCGACGGCCGGCGCCCTGCGGGTGTTCGGCGCCGTACCGGGGTCGAGGGAGGCGGTCCTGCGCACCGCGTTCCTGTCCCAGGAGAAGCCGCTGTTCCGGCGCTTCACCGTCGCCGAGACCCTGCGCCTCGGCCGCGAACTCAACCCCCGCTGGGACCAGGGTGTCGCGGAAGGCATCGTCAACGCGGGCGGGGTGCCGATGCAGGCAAAGATCGGGACCCTGTCCGGCGGGCAGCGCACCCGAGTGGCCTTCGCCCTGGCCTTCGGGAAGCGCCCCGATCTGCTCATCCTCGACGAGCCGATGTCCGATCTGGACCCGCTGGTCCGCCGCGAGCTCATGACGACGCTCAAGACGGAGGCAGCCCAGCACGGCACGACGGTACTGGTGTCGTCGCACATGCTCGCCGAGCTCCAGCACATCTGCGACTACCTCGTCGTCGTCGCGAACGGCGGTCTGCGGCTGGCGGGCGAGGTGAACGAACTGCGCGCCGCACACGCCCTGTTCGCCGTCCCGACGGCCGCCACGTCCCCCGCCCTCGCCCCCCACCGGGTCATCGAGTCCCGCAACGACGAGGGACGTCCGGGTGTCCTGGTACGTCTCGGCACACCCGTCCAGTACGGCGGGCAGGCCGAGCCGCCCACCCTGGAGGAGCTTCTCCTGGCCTATCTGCGGTCGCCCGACGCGCCTCCGCTGATCGCCCCCAGCGCCCAGGCGGGCGACATCCACGACATCATCGCCCGCGACCAGCAGAAGACGGTGACCGCATGA
- a CDS encoding IS110 family transposase, with protein sequence MDNIDDVGVFLGLDVGKSAHHGHGLTPAGKKVFDKQLPNSEPKLRAVFDKLTAKFDTVLVIVDQPASIGALPLTVARDAGCKVAYLPGLSMRRIADLYPGEAKTDAKDAAVIADAARTMPHTLRSLELTDEITAELTVLVGFDQDLAAEATRTSNRIRGLLTQFHPSLERVLGPRLDHQAVTWLLERYGSPAALRKAGRRRLVEVIRPKAPRMAQRLIDEVFDALDEQTVVVPGTGTLDVVIPSLARSLTAVHEQRRALEAQIGQLLEAHPLSAVLTSIPGVAVRTAATLLVTVGDGTGFPTAAHLASYAGLAPTTKSSGTSIHGEHAPRGGNRQLKRAMFLSAFAALHDPASRAYYDKCRARGKTHTQALLRLARQRINVLFAMLRDGTFYEPRTPRLA encoded by the coding sequence TTGGACAACATCGACGACGTGGGCGTCTTCCTGGGTCTGGACGTCGGCAAGAGCGCCCATCACGGGCACGGCCTCACCCCGGCCGGGAAGAAGGTCTTCGACAAGCAGCTGCCCAACAGCGAGCCGAAACTGCGGGCCGTCTTCGACAAGCTGACCGCCAAGTTCGACACCGTCCTGGTGATCGTGGACCAGCCCGCCTCCATCGGCGCCCTGCCCCTGACCGTCGCCCGGGACGCCGGCTGCAAGGTCGCCTACCTGCCCGGTCTGTCGATGCGACGCATCGCCGACCTCTACCCCGGCGAGGCGAAAACCGACGCCAAGGACGCCGCGGTGATCGCGGACGCGGCCCGGACCATGCCACACACCCTGCGCTCGTTGGAACTGACCGACGAGATCACCGCCGAGCTGACCGTGCTGGTGGGCTTCGATCAGGACCTGGCGGCCGAGGCGACCCGCACCTCCAACCGGATACGCGGCCTGCTCACCCAGTTCCACCCCAGCCTGGAGCGCGTCCTTGGCCCGCGCCTGGACCACCAGGCCGTGACCTGGCTGCTGGAACGCTACGGGTCCCCGGCCGCGTTGCGGAAAGCCGGCCGCCGCAGGCTCGTTGAGGTGATCCGGCCCAAGGCTCCGCGCATGGCCCAGCGGCTGATCGACGAGGTCTTCGACGCGCTCGACGAGCAGACCGTCGTGGTCCCGGGCACCGGCACCCTCGACGTCGTGATCCCCTCCCTGGCCCGTTCGCTCACGGCTGTCCACGAGCAACGACGAGCTCTGGAAGCGCAGATCGGACAGCTGCTGGAGGCTCACCCTCTTTCCGCGGTCCTGACCTCGATTCCGGGGGTCGCGGTCAGGACCGCCGCCACCTTGCTGGTCACCGTCGGCGACGGCACCGGCTTCCCCACCGCCGCCCACCTGGCCTCCTACGCCGGCCTCGCCCCCACGACCAAGTCATCCGGGACATCGATCCACGGCGAACACGCCCCCCGAGGCGGCAACCGGCAACTCAAACGGGCGATGTTCCTGTCCGCGTTCGCCGCCCTGCACGATCCCGCCTCCCGCGCCTACTACGACAAATGCCGGGCCAGAGGAAAGACCCACACACAAGCCCTCCTCCGGCTCGCCCGGCAACGGATCAACGTGCTGTTCGCGATGCTCCGCGACGGCACCTTCTACGAACCCCGCACCCCACGCCTCGCTTGA
- a CDS encoding sensor histidine kinase — protein sequence MTDAAETAHEAAPPAATHLGTSPAASTAMAAATRGKGRALQALPVQIWALLVCGLFGLVVLDTLGGAYWIERHGPAKLIGVLVAIGVVMASPRLGSRALPGVACVLAVVSLCLSVWLHLEMRVASQAFGLAEPAALVWLVLVVARRGKPSWATVAVPLLFMAIVLRPVSISVRQNMVIMALIYALAAVTALGIGLGIRLLLVDRRRQAAALRLEQRTEFARDLHDFVAHHVTGIVVQAQGAQVMAGRKPELVPPALQRIEQAGSEALTSMRHMVGMLRDADGEVALTPLAGIDEVRSLVEEFSAVGGARARLDLQGSFDDLPVEVTTTAHRVVMEALTNVRKHAHGCTEVRVRVDRSGDRVAVRVTDDGRPRHVSGSGFGLKGLAERVGLIGGSVQAGPVTAGGWGVEATLPMTPVPPESQGAQTNRTSSASSTGTVSS from the coding sequence ATGACGGACGCGGCGGAGACGGCGCACGAAGCGGCCCCGCCCGCGGCGACACACCTGGGCACATCCCCGGCCGCGAGCACAGCCATGGCCGCGGCCACTCGTGGCAAGGGGCGCGCCCTGCAGGCCCTGCCCGTCCAGATCTGGGCCCTGCTCGTCTGCGGTCTGTTCGGCCTGGTCGTGCTGGACACGTTGGGCGGTGCCTACTGGATCGAGAGGCACGGCCCCGCCAAGCTGATCGGCGTCCTGGTGGCCATCGGTGTCGTCATGGCCTCGCCCCGGCTCGGCAGCCGGGCACTGCCGGGCGTCGCCTGCGTACTCGCGGTGGTGTCGCTCTGCCTCTCGGTATGGCTGCACCTGGAGATGCGGGTCGCCTCGCAGGCGTTCGGACTCGCCGAACCGGCCGCACTGGTGTGGCTCGTGCTGGTCGTCGCCCGACGAGGGAAGCCGTCCTGGGCGACGGTGGCCGTCCCCCTGCTGTTCATGGCGATCGTGCTGCGGCCGGTGTCGATCTCGGTACGGCAGAACATGGTCATCATGGCGCTGATCTACGCCCTGGCCGCGGTCACCGCATTGGGCATCGGCCTCGGGATACGTCTGCTCCTGGTGGACCGGCGGCGACAGGCGGCGGCTCTCAGGCTGGAGCAGCGGACGGAGTTCGCCAGGGACCTGCACGACTTCGTCGCCCACCACGTGACCGGCATCGTCGTACAGGCACAGGGAGCCCAGGTGATGGCCGGCCGGAAGCCCGAGCTCGTGCCGCCCGCGCTGCAGCGGATCGAGCAGGCGGGCTCGGAGGCGCTGACCTCCATGCGCCACATGGTGGGGATGCTGCGCGACGCCGACGGGGAAGTGGCGCTGACGCCGCTGGCCGGCATCGACGAAGTGCGTTCGCTCGTCGAGGAGTTCTCGGCGGTCGGTGGCGCCCGGGCCCGGCTCGATCTGCAAGGGAGCTTCGACGACCTGCCGGTGGAAGTGACCACCACCGCCCACCGGGTGGTGATGGAGGCCCTCACCAACGTACGCAAGCACGCCCACGGATGCACCGAGGTGCGGGTGCGCGTGGACCGCTCGGGAGACCGGGTCGCCGTACGGGTCACCGACGACGGACGGCCGCGGCACGTCTCCGGCAGCGGTTTCGGGCTGAAGGGGCTGGCCGAGCGGGTGGGCCTGATCGGCGGAAGCGTCCAGGCGGGCCCGGTGACGGCAGGCGGCTGGGGCGTCGAGGCGACGCTCCCCATGACACCGGTGCCACCGGAATCCCAGGGAGCCCAGACAAACCGGACGTCATCGGCGTCCTCGACAGGGACGGTGTCCTCGTGA
- a CDS encoding response regulator yields the protein MTIRVLIADDQAMVRAGFAMILAAEDDIDVVAEAVDGVHAVELTQRHRPDVVLMDIRMPRMDGLEALRRLTRPGTVNPPKVVVVTTFDDDEYVQRALGEGASGFLIKDSGPALLVEAIRAAASGEALVSPAITVRLLQRLNSAVPTPHRQPHTALSVREEDLVRLVARGLTNAEIATELTISVGTVKTHLANVQTKLTARNRVEIAAWAWESGLVEGRG from the coding sequence GTGACGATCCGAGTGCTCATCGCCGACGACCAGGCCATGGTCCGCGCCGGGTTCGCGATGATCCTGGCCGCGGAGGACGACATCGACGTCGTCGCGGAGGCCGTGGACGGCGTGCATGCCGTGGAACTCACCCAGCGCCACCGGCCCGACGTGGTGCTCATGGACATCCGGATGCCCCGCATGGACGGGCTGGAGGCACTGCGCAGGCTGACCCGCCCCGGCACCGTGAACCCGCCGAAGGTCGTCGTGGTGACGACGTTCGACGACGACGAGTACGTCCAACGAGCCCTGGGCGAGGGCGCTTCCGGGTTCCTGATCAAGGACTCAGGACCCGCCCTCCTCGTCGAGGCGATCAGGGCTGCCGCCTCGGGCGAGGCGCTGGTGAGCCCGGCCATCACGGTCCGGTTGCTGCAACGCCTCAACAGCGCGGTGCCCACCCCGCACCGGCAGCCGCACACCGCGCTCTCCGTGCGGGAGGAGGATCTGGTGCGGCTGGTGGCCAGAGGCCTCACCAACGCCGAGATCGCCACCGAACTGACCATCTCGGTGGGCACGGTGAAGACCCATCTCGCCAACGTGCAGACCAAGTTGACCGCCCGCAACCGCGTGGAGATCGCCGCCTGGGCGTGGGAGTCGGGGCTGGTGGAGGGGCGAGGCTGA
- the fusA gene encoding elongation factor G — translation MRTNTHTTSRTTTNTARPQARSSADVRNLGILAHVDAGKTTVTERILFLTGATHKRGEVHDGTTVTDFDAQERDRGITIFAAAVSCSWDGHRINLIDTPGHVDFADEVERSLRVLDGAVAVFDAVAGVEPQSESVWRQADRYAVPRIAFVNKLDRAGADLDTAVASIRERLHTVPLVVQLPVGQEDGFTGVVDLLGMRALIWHAGNDTYEVTPVPETLRDEAHRRRHALEETVAELHATAMEEYCTASALSTPTLAAALRDLTLSGEGVVVLCGSAYRNRGIEPLLEAVVSYLPSPTDVPAVRGTLGDTVQERPADPAAPFAGLAFKVNATATGRLTYVRVYSGTITKGETVMDAGTGRTERIGRILRVQADRHAELDRATTGDIVAVVGLKTARAGTTLCSPAAPLVLEPPAVAASVVSVAVEARRSVDSGRLSSALARLVEEDPSLAVRVDRETGQTVLSGMGELHLEVAAEKIRRAHGIEVGVGRPQVSYRETVVRGVSGLVYRHVKQDGGAGQFAHVVLDVDPLEAQPGTTDTFAADTFAFAATVTGGRVPQEYIRAVEAGCRDALAEGPLGGHPVTGLRVTLTDGATHSKDSSEMAFRTAGRFALRTALRAARMELLEPVVELTATLPEDAVGGVLGDLAARRGRVTDSATRSGTATVTVTVTATVPLSELFGYASRLRSRTQGRGTFTTRPLGYAAVPAGVAAGVLAR, via the coding sequence ATGCGCACCAACACCCACACCACCAGCAGGACCACCACCAACACCGCACGCCCGCAGGCCCGTTCATCGGCCGACGTACGGAACCTCGGCATCCTCGCCCACGTCGACGCGGGCAAGACGACCGTCACCGAACGGATCCTGTTCCTGACCGGCGCCACCCACAAGCGGGGCGAGGTCCACGACGGCACGACCGTCACCGACTTCGACGCGCAGGAACGCGACCGCGGGATCACCATCTTCGCCGCGGCGGTCAGCTGCTCCTGGGACGGCCACCGGATCAACCTGATCGACACCCCGGGTCACGTCGACTTCGCCGACGAGGTGGAGCGTTCGCTGCGGGTGCTCGACGGCGCGGTCGCGGTGTTCGACGCCGTCGCGGGCGTGGAACCGCAGAGCGAGTCGGTGTGGCGGCAGGCCGACCGGTACGCGGTGCCGCGGATCGCGTTCGTCAACAAGCTGGACCGGGCGGGCGCCGACCTCGACACGGCTGTCGCGTCCATCAGGGAGCGCCTGCACACGGTTCCGCTGGTGGTGCAGCTGCCGGTCGGGCAGGAGGACGGGTTCACCGGGGTCGTGGACCTGCTGGGCATGCGTGCGCTGATCTGGCACGCGGGCAACGACACGTACGAGGTGACGCCGGTCCCCGAGACCCTGCGCGACGAGGCGCACCGGCGCAGGCACGCGCTGGAGGAGACGGTGGCGGAGCTGCACGCGACGGCGATGGAGGAGTACTGCACGGCATCGGCACTCTCCACCCCCACGCTGGCGGCGGCGCTGCGCGACCTCACCCTCAGCGGTGAGGGCGTGGTGGTGCTGTGCGGGTCCGCCTACCGCAACCGCGGAATCGAGCCGCTGCTCGAAGCGGTCGTGTCCTACCTGCCGTCGCCGACGGACGTTCCCGCGGTGCGCGGGACCCTGGGCGACACCGTGCAGGAGCGGCCCGCCGACCCCGCGGCGCCGTTCGCGGGCCTGGCGTTCAAGGTGAACGCGACGGCGACGGGACGGCTGACGTACGTGCGTGTGTATTCAGGGACGATCACGAAGGGAGAGACAGTGATGGACGCGGGCACGGGCCGCACCGAACGCATCGGCCGGATCCTGCGCGTGCAGGCCGACCGCCACGCGGAACTGGACCGGGCGACGACCGGGGACATCGTGGCCGTGGTGGGCCTGAAGACGGCCCGCGCCGGCACCACGCTGTGCTCCCCCGCGGCGCCGCTGGTCCTCGAACCTCCCGCGGTGGCCGCGTCGGTGGTCTCCGTGGCGGTCGAGGCGCGCAGGAGCGTGGACAGCGGCCGGCTGTCGTCTGCGCTGGCACGCCTCGTCGAGGAAGATCCTTCGCTGGCGGTACGGGTCGACCGCGAGACGGGCCAGACGGTCCTTTCCGGCATGGGCGAACTGCACCTGGAGGTCGCGGCGGAGAAGATCCGCCGGGCTCACGGCATCGAGGTCGGCGTCGGCCGCCCGCAGGTGTCGTACCGCGAGACGGTCGTGCGTGGGGTGTCGGGTCTGGTGTACCGGCACGTCAAACAGGACGGCGGGGCAGGCCAGTTCGCGCACGTGGTCCTGGACGTCGACCCACTGGAGGCACAGCCGGGCACGACAGACACCTTCGCGGCCGACACCTTCGCCTTCGCCGCCACGGTCACCGGGGGCCGGGTGCCGCAGGAGTACATCCGGGCGGTGGAGGCCGGCTGCCGGGACGCTCTCGCCGAGGGCCCCCTCGGCGGGCATCCGGTGACGGGTCTGCGCGTCACGCTCACCGACGGGGCGACCCACTCCAAGGACTCCTCGGAGATGGCGTTCCGGACGGCGGGCAGGTTCGCCCTGCGTACGGCACTTCGGGCGGCGCGGATGGAACTCCTGGAACCGGTGGTGGAGTTGACGGCGACACTGCCGGAGGACGCGGTGGGCGGAGTGCTCGGTGACCTGGCGGCACGTCGCGGCCGGGTCACGGATTCGGCCACCCGCTCCGGCACGGCCACGGTCACGGTCACGGTCACGGCGACGGTGCCGCTGTCCGAGCTGTTCGGCTACGCGTCACGTCTGCGCAGCCGTACGCAGGGCCGGGGCACGTTCACCACCCGGCCGCTGGGCTACGCGGCGGTCCCGGCGGGCGTCGCGGCCGGGGTGCTCGCCCGGTAG
- a CDS encoding CARDB domain-containing protein, with translation MRRKQRSRRLIPALLSAGLIALGIVPLGSGAATARPAAEPVNLALNKPIEASSSTQNYFATNANDNSTSTYWESSGHPSTLTVKLGANADLASVVVKLNPDAAWSTRTQSIEVLGREQAAQDFKSVKARADYSFNPSGNQNSVTIPVSGRYADVQLKIFGNSSGYGAQAAEFQVMGTPAPNPDLTVSNLTWDPAQPSESDTINVNATVRNTGSAAAAATTVNVSLGGTVAGSAPVPALGAGESAVVKVGIGKRAQGSYTVSAVVDPTDTIDEQNDDNNSRTAESKLTVGQAPGPDLEVTGITSSPANPAVGAKVTFAAKVHNRGTSGVSAGSVARLTVGGTTLNGTTPAIAAGETATVNISGSWTAASGGATLTATADATNAVAETNENNNVFARSIVVGRGAAVPYVEYEAEDARYEGTLLEADAERTFGHTNYASESSGRKSVRLNSAGQYVEFTSTSASNSIVVRNSIPDAPGGGGQEKTLSLYADGKFVQKLNLSSKHSWLYGNTDQPEGLTNTPGGDARRLFDESHALLAQTYPQGTKFKLQRDAGDDAAFYIVDLVDLEQVAPAASKPAECTSITTYGAIPNDGIDDTAAIQRAVTADQNGDIACVWIPAGQWRQEQKILTDDPLNRGQFNQVGIRDVTIRGAGMWHSQLYTLTPPQDAGGINHPHEGNFGFDIDDNTKISGIAIFGSGTIRGGDGNAEGGVGLNGRFGKNTKIDDVWIEHANVGTWVGRDYSNIPELWGPGDGLEFSGMRIRNTYADGINFTNGTRNSTVFNSSFRNTGDDALAVWASKYVKDTSVDAGHDNVFRNNTVQLPWRANGIAVYGGYGNKIENNLVYDTMNYPGIMLATDHDPIPFTGETLIANNGLYRTGGAFWNEDQEFGAITLFAQGPSIPGVTIRDTDIHDSTYDGIQFKTGGGAMPDVTISDVTISKSNNGSGILAMGGARGSATLTDVTITDSRDGNILIEPGSQFVINGGGAKKSAARSFSLR, from the coding sequence ATGAGACGGAAGCAACGCAGCCGGCGGCTGATCCCCGCCCTGCTCAGTGCTGGACTGATAGCCCTCGGCATTGTGCCCCTCGGCTCCGGCGCGGCCACCGCGCGGCCCGCCGCCGAGCCCGTGAACCTCGCCCTGAACAAGCCGATCGAGGCGTCCTCGTCGACGCAGAACTACTTCGCCACGAACGCCAACGACAACAGCACCAGCACCTACTGGGAGTCGAGCGGCCATCCGTCGACGCTGACGGTGAAGCTCGGCGCCAACGCAGACCTCGCCTCGGTCGTCGTCAAGCTCAACCCCGACGCCGCCTGGTCGACCCGCACGCAGAGCATCGAGGTGCTCGGGCGTGAGCAGGCCGCCCAGGACTTCAAGTCCGTGAAGGCGCGGGCCGATTACTCGTTCAACCCGTCCGGGAATCAGAACTCCGTGACGATCCCGGTCAGCGGCCGGTACGCCGACGTACAGCTGAAGATCTTCGGCAACAGCTCCGGATACGGCGCCCAGGCCGCCGAGTTCCAGGTCATGGGGACCCCGGCCCCCAACCCCGACCTGACCGTCTCGAACCTCACCTGGGATCCCGCGCAGCCCTCCGAGAGCGACACGATCAACGTGAACGCGACGGTACGCAACACCGGCAGCGCGGCAGCCGCCGCGACCACGGTGAACGTCAGTCTCGGCGGCACCGTCGCGGGCAGTGCTCCGGTGCCCGCGCTCGGCGCCGGGGAGTCGGCCGTCGTCAAGGTCGGCATCGGCAAGCGGGCACAGGGGAGTTACACCGTGTCCGCGGTGGTCGACCCGACCGACACGATCGACGAGCAGAACGACGACAACAACAGCCGTACTGCGGAAAGCAAGTTGACGGTCGGTCAGGCTCCCGGGCCCGACCTGGAGGTCACCGGGATCACGTCCAGCCCGGCCAACCCCGCCGTCGGCGCGAAGGTCACCTTCGCGGCGAAGGTCCACAACCGCGGTACCAGCGGCGTGAGCGCGGGATCGGTGGCCCGGCTGACGGTGGGCGGCACCACGCTCAACGGCACGACTCCGGCCATCGCCGCGGGTGAGACGGCCACCGTGAACATCAGCGGCAGCTGGACCGCCGCCAGCGGCGGTGCCACGCTCACCGCGACCGCGGATGCCACGAACGCCGTCGCCGAGACCAACGAGAACAACAACGTCTTCGCGCGCTCCATCGTCGTCGGGCGCGGGGCGGCCGTCCCTTACGTCGAGTACGAGGCGGAGGACGCCCGGTACGAGGGCACCCTCCTGGAGGCCGACGCGGAACGCACCTTCGGTCACACCAACTACGCATCGGAGTCCTCGGGACGCAAGTCGGTGCGCCTCAATTCCGCTGGCCAGTATGTGGAGTTCACCTCGACGAGCGCGTCCAACTCCATCGTCGTACGCAACTCCATCCCCGACGCGCCGGGCGGCGGCGGCCAGGAGAAGACCCTCAGCCTCTACGCGGACGGCAAGTTCGTGCAGAAGCTGAATCTCTCCTCCAAGCACAGCTGGCTGTACGGCAACACCGATCAGCCCGAGGGTCTGACCAACACCCCGGGCGGCGACGCGCGGCGGCTCTTCGACGAGTCGCACGCACTGCTCGCGCAGACGTATCCGCAGGGCACCAAGTTCAAGCTGCAGCGCGACGCCGGTGACGACGCCGCGTTCTACATCGTCGACCTGGTCGATCTGGAGCAGGTGGCCCCCGCGGCTAGCAAGCCCGCCGAGTGCACCTCGATCACCACGTACGGAGCGATCCCGAACGACGGCATCGACGACACGGCCGCGATCCAGCGCGCCGTGACGGCCGACCAGAACGGCGACATCGCCTGCGTGTGGATCCCGGCGGGACAGTGGCGCCAGGAGCAGAAGATCCTCACCGACGACCCGCTGAACCGCGGCCAGTTCAACCAGGTGGGCATCCGTGACGTCACGATCCGCGGTGCGGGCATGTGGCACTCGCAGCTCTACACGCTGACCCCGCCGCAGGACGCGGGCGGCATCAACCATCCGCACGAGGGCAACTTCGGCTTCGACATCGACGACAACACCAAGATCTCCGGCATCGCCATCTTCGGCTCGGGCACCATCCGCGGCGGCGACGGCAACGCGGAGGGCGGCGTCGGTCTCAACGGCCGCTTCGGCAAGAACACGAAGATCGACGACGTATGGATCGAGCACGCCAACGTCGGCACCTGGGTCGGCCGCGACTACAGCAACATCCCCGAGCTGTGGGGCCCCGGCGACGGCCTGGAGTTCAGCGGGATGCGGATACGCAACACGTACGCCGACGGCATCAACTTCACCAACGGCACCCGCAATTCGACCGTCTTCAACTCCTCGTTCCGCAACACCGGTGACGACGCGCTCGCCGTGTGGGCCAGCAAGTACGTCAAGGACACGTCGGTGGACGCCGGTCACGACAACGTCTTCCGCAACAACACGGTGCAGCTGCCCTGGCGGGCCAACGGCATCGCGGTGTACGGCGGTTACGGCAACAAGATCGAGAACAACCTCGTGTACGACACCATGAACTACCCCGGCATCATGCTCGCGACCGACCACGACCCGATCCCCTTCACCGGGGAGACGCTGATCGCGAACAACGGGCTCTACCGCACCGGCGGCGCGTTCTGGAACGAGGACCAGGAATTCGGCGCCATCACGCTGTTCGCGCAGGGTCCTTCCATCCCCGGCGTCACGATCCGCGACACCGACATCCATGACTCGACGTACGACGGCATCCAGTTCAAGACGGGTGGCGGTGCCATGCCGGACGTGACGATCTCCGACGTGACGATCTCCAAGTCCAACAACGGCTCCGGCATCCTCGCCATGGGCGGCGCACGCGGCAGCGCGACGCTCACGGACGTGACGATCACCGACTCGCGGGACGGGAACATCCTGATCGAGCCCGGCTCGCAGTTCGTGATCAATGGAGGAGGCGCCAAGAAGTCCGCCGCCCGGAGTTTCTCCCTCCGGTAA